From one Rhineura floridana isolate rRhiFlo1 chromosome 4, rRhiFlo1.hap2, whole genome shotgun sequence genomic stretch:
- the LOC133384037 gene encoding interferon-induced very large GTPase 1-like gives MESEASMEMEKKKPTEAKKKTPEEEEEEKEKKKLLKAEEKLTAAKAALTELQMSKGDKTQQGNDVQKDEQDLRQMMDIPAECWLQPDKSLRGVLEKQQPQMAIQKNSEAKPENLPDKEFLRWASGGLALQGIYQTDKLPDLLGKREQLIQVPDGFELFCPTQGMRFEKMEFSSSEAESAFKKTVEHLGFSFGLSAKVGYWAECAESRFGYTRSSESKKTSRSQSEHAYICTTEYNYIPLASCYFMKDQLRLSDSALQELKNIERLLRLISDNDKANMLKSWCENFFNRFGSHVNQGPLHFGGIFWWRASSEGFKAEKREEMKKQTLDALSFFVQGSHAFPIGSVGLDGKGSKRGSSASTESAHRQAFHTAVQLSVTTTGGPPDVDSLAPWKSGLLASNKSWSIIDQGEEFISVWDIALSNHKKDFEDVLEITKGLQDSYVALTGKKMCTALNWKELSIIEEETRAFLEGLKEWRITGDKEKIVELVNFKKKLYNITKSDYMWVHTCLSDQVLQNFLKETTSLYKSSMAPNISHNRFLLRCLLDPHIYTVSNFPNASMIMKWIFATEEKQQKAVSVTTLDDFTRILQQIKSSIQEAALKPTNSAAAMQEAVVKVSTDLSSDLCSLLNVLRNSFQKDIGLLLLPVAYSVGYHVENNFFQYLLGSPEIEFMLNQIKATYEKYLAVCDQDAYRAQACLLLMGLKISVDGNDLPPDEKKKRLAFMDQYMQPSWEKEAASVLRKHDIRNNWDLLERDLAYLVEGNFEATNDEHQKEAIVRELKCIFQESNPTGNTECKRAQDSTQDRTCNDNTNHEFLNLIKTLGLEKYYPNKMQMTDFHFIHNTSLYGSQPSTESELPLYFLEKLLMLDYRARYLVCKDNIKPDNVSNFADDANKPLDDLDYIFSDVSEEHHEAVQSSQKHVHPMDVQMAIFLCADDFTRQYIATKLSICQFALPLLVPEPCTSQIEFPLWSFGQVNKKWKCVEELLEKRFKKCKDELIYQATTPVVSFIRFGTSLSSKSQLLNNLLSKQKHNIFFHRHCKGSSKNCLLMKGVVEIAWYCPGGDDDTFDTCTAFTNLHGNAMEHEQQVRFLQEVSSVTVILLSESDRNGDAKSFLKELLKSPQPLIFLCVDKEQIFGNRHKTRIRIAVKNRNEAELIEELRQGINDALKVSNMVYSLEKCAPIARKYGFLVDEDKEECRTGKTMAENLVSILKKENILEAKSKLLPLQGSLWHKWCAKDREQTHLQDHKSMGLEQQISQINSAKQTIRHDQLKQAFPLNDCMKLLLMHLNSSSHSIKMYFLQWLKIFIADLASNHLAELQETYHELWTQKQAGDSSELLSELSHKISESTFGLEHLLREVGQLYEALDVSSPQENCVVQLLPQIAADLMESGYPIELMDGDASHVPLKWISSIFDKLAEKLGDKEVFVLSVLGIQSSGKSTLLNAMFGLQFTVSPGRCTKGAFMQLVKVSDKLRPMLKFDFLLIVDTEGLQAMELENRSTFNHDNELATFVIGFGNMTVVNIFGENPSEMQDVLQIAVQAFLRMKMVNLSPRCLFVHQNVGEITTEEKNRESRRCIQKNLDEMTVTAAQQESCDVSCFSDVIQFDVNSHVHYFPHLWEGEPPMAPPNPSYSQKVQELKCKILIDAKEKSQRGLLKISELKTHTRNLWEALLNETFVFSFKNTLEIAVYSELENKYSKWTWELRSFMLDLHHKLNIQIQNEKIHCIERLSLEENIQSKYAATMDDLEKYFSDDRNSKLLIQWKEKTKIKIECLKEELINSTYQNCEKLINLKNRQRSFEERKSTYKDELLRISKVVALQFRNKELSESELRDRFDNMWKEWIAAVSPPVPHAKHFTIQMDVERFLCEYFSREHGIGERIKESAKWTRFPADPRYITVKKTEFGLSKPAHKTTPVFNSIITLTQQLEKLIGEYIKKKEEIMNYCSSYFHEIVEIINETISKSEDTHLTVTPSYRVDVSFYLCQMAARQFTEMYQAFQRENDPSCYLESKREEFFKSFVISCQGAKSITMFAAFVCNHLHLAIRDAVFGKTALSIVNKIKAEDPALNSNRDNLERYMLFHLAEQENFDKYMEYIYNPSYYIGEFIRKRVDKYCLGEQNQILKNILKSYLGGLQELICQAIDDSTQIVEDKGGNVSLWLDEFCSRLEDDLAFPRHTMSTVEHQEVTDIGSLKEAMNDSLSLVLRSLEQTFMETDLEPFFVKPHEILLEQLCGCLKQCPFCKAICTNTIPNHDGTHSTRFHRPQALTGIQWEGTNHFVTDICSNIVASDSTFIFDGKRIPCKQYQTAGSNYAKWLIQRNASLEGYWKWFVCHFRTELEKTYKGVFEGKGAIPREWENISKVGIYLDIIGDNIGEKISADVFQLLEGMIMSHGVNRLTQLS, from the coding sequence ATGGAGAGTGAGGCAAGCATggagatggaaaagaaaaagccCACAGAGGCGAAAAAGAAAAcgcccgaggaggaggaggaggagaaggagaagaaaaagcTCTTGAAGGCAGAGGAGAAGCTAACAGCAGCCAAGGCAGCCTTGACTGAGCTCCAGATGAGCAAGGGAGACAAAACCCAGCAAGGCAATGATGTGCAGAAGGATGAGCAAGACCTGCGGCAAATGATGGACATCCCTGCTGAATGCTGGCTGCAACCGGACAAGAGTTTGAGGGGTGTGTTAGAGAAGCAGCAGCCGCAAATGGCCATTCAAAAGAATTCAGAGGCAAAACCCGAGAACCTCCCAGACAAAGAATTTTTAAGATGGGCATCAGGGGGCCTGGCTCTGCAGGGCATTTACCAAACCGACAAGCTCCCAGACCTGCTGGGGAAACGGGAGCAGCTCATCCAGGTTCCAGATGGATTTGAGCTCTTCTGCCCTACGCAGGGGATGCGGTTTGAGAAGATGGAGTTTTCATCTTCAGAAGCAGAATCGGCATTCAAGAAGACTGTGGAGCATCTGGGATTCAGCTTTGGCCTCTCGGCTAAAGTGGGCTATTGGGCGGAGTGTGCAGAGTCCCGCTTTGGTTACACCAGATCTTCAGAATCTAAAAAAACCTCCAGGTCTCAGTCTGAACATGCGTACATCTGCACAACCGAATATAACTACATCCCACTAGCCTCATGCTACTTCATGAAGGACCAGCTAAGGCTTTCTGATTCAGCTCTGCAAGAGCTAAAAAACATTGAACGGCTTTTGAGACTCATCTCGGATAACGACAAGGCGAACATGCTGAAGAGTTGGTGTGAGAACTTTTTCAACAGATTCGGCTCTCATGTCAATCAGGGGCCCCTTCATTTTGGTGGCATATTCTGGTGGAGAGCATCTTCTGAGggatttaaagctgaaaaacGAGAAGAGATGAAGAAACAAACCTTGGATGCTCTCAGTTTCTTTGTACAGGGTAGCCATGCTTTTCCTATTGGTAGCGTAGGACTTGATGGTAAAGGATCCAAGAGAGGTTCCTCAGCATCAACTGAAAGTGCCCATAGACAGGCATTTCATACAGCAGTCCAGCTCTCTGTAACTACAACAGGTGGCCCCCCTGATGTGGATTCGCTTGCACCTTGGAAATCTGGTTTATTGGCCAGTAATAAAAGCTGGAGCATCATTGACCAGGGTGAGGAGTTTATCTCTGTGTGGGACATTGCATTGTCCAACCACAAGAAAGATTTTGAAGATGTTCTGGAAATAACTAAAGGCCTGCAGGATTCCTATGTGGCTTTGACTGGTAAAAAAATGTGTACAGCATTGAATTGGAAGGAACTGAGCATTATAGAGGAAGAAACCAGGGCATTCTTGGAAGGCCTCAAGGAATGGAGGATCACTGGTGATAAAGAAAAAATAGTTGAATTGGTTAATTTCAAAAAGAAGCTGTATAATATCACCAAGTCGGACTACATGTGGGTTCACACATGCCTGTCAGATCAGGTGCTTCAGAATTTCCTGAAAGAAACCACTTCATTATACAAAAGTTCAATGGCCCCAAACATCAGCCACAACAGATTTCTTCTCCGCTGCCTTCTGGATCCTCACATCTATACAGTCTCAAACTTTCCCAATGCATCCATGATAATGAAGTGGATCTTTGCCACTGAGGAAAAGCAGCAAAAAGCAGTCTCTGTTACAACACTGGATGACTTCACTAGAATCCTTCAGCAAATTAAGAGCAGCATTCAGGAAGCTGCCCTAAAGCCTACGAACTCTGCAGCAGCAATGCAGGAGGCAGTGGTGAAAGTTTCTACAGATCTGAGCTCAGATTTATGCTCCTTACTAAATGTCTTGCGGAACAGCTTCCAAAAAGACATAGGACTCTTACTGCTGCCAGTTGCGTACAGTGTTGGATACCACGTGGAAAATAATTTTTTCCAATATCTCCTTGGATCACCAGAAATTGAGTTCATGTTAAACCAAATAAAAGCAACATATGAGAAATATCTGGCTGTGTGTGACCAGGATGCTTATAGAGCTCAGGCTTGCCTTCTCCTGATGGGTCTGAAAATATCAGTTGACGGTAACGATTTGCCTCCAGATGAGAAGAAGAAACGCTTGGCTTTTATGGATCAATACATGCAACCATCTTGGGAAAAGGAAGCTGCCAGTGTCCTCAGAAAGCATGACATTCGGAATAACTGGGATTTGCTGGAAAGAGATTTGGCCTACCTCGTTGAAGGGAATTTTGAAGCGACCAACGATGAGCATCAGAAAGAGGCCATCGTAAGAGAACTGAAATGTATATTCCAGGAAAGCAATCCAACAGGAAACACGGAATGCAAACGTGCACAGGATTCCACCCAGGACAGAACTTGCAATGACAACACAAACCATGAGTTTTTAAATTTGATCAAGACCCTTGGGTTAGAGAAGTATTATCCAAATAAAATGCAGATGACAGACTTCCACTTCATTCACAATACATCTTTATATGGCAGTCAGCCCAGTACTGAAAGTGAGCTCCCCCTTTATTTCTTGGAAAAACTATTAATGTTGGATTATCGGGCAAGATACCTGGTTTGCAAAGATAATATTAAACCAGACAATGTGTCAAACTTTGCGGATGATGCAAATAAACCCTTAGATGATTTAGATTATATTTTTAGTGACGTTAGTGAGGAGCATCATGAAGCTGTTCAGAGCAGTCAGAAACATGTCCATCCAATGGATGTCCAGATGGCCATTTTCCTTTGCGCAGATGACTTCACAAGGCAATACATTGCAACAAAGCTCTCGATCTGCCAGTTTGCCCTCCCACTTTTGGTGCCAGAACCATGCACTTCACAGATAGAATTCCCTCTTTGGTCCTTTGGCCAGGTCAACAAGAAGTGGAAATGTGTTGAGGAACTTCTGGAGAagagatttaaaaaatgcaaagatGAACTGATTTATCAGGCAACTACGCCTGTGGTGTCTTTCATTAGATTTGGCACTTCTCTGTCCTCTAAATCCCAGCTTTTGAACAATTTGTTGAGTAAACAGAAGCATAATATATTTTTCCATCGCCATTGTAAAGGAAGTAGCAAAAACTGTCTTTTAATGAAAGGCGTTGTGGAAATCGCTTGGTATTGTCCTGGTGGGGATGATGACACTTTTGATACTTGCACTGCATTTACTAATCTTCATGGAAATGCAATGGAACATGAACAGCAAGTCCGATTTTTGCAGGAAGTATCTTCTGTCACTGTCATTCTCTTATCAGAAAGTGATCGGAATGGAGATGCCAAATCTTTTCTGAAAGAACTCCTCAAGTCTCCTCAACCTTTAATTTTTCTCTGTGTTGACAAAGAGCAAATTTTCGGTAACAGGCATAAAACACGAATAAGAATAGCGGTCAAAAACCGTAATGAAGCCGAATTaattgaggaactgaggcaaggaATTAATGATGCTCTAAAGGTTTCAAATATGGTTTACAGTCTTGAAAAGTGTGCACCCATCGCCCGAAAGTATGGTTTCCTTGTGGATGAAGATAAAGAAGAGTGTAGAACTGGCAAAACAATGGCAGAAAATTTAGTAAGCattctgaaaaaagaaaatattctaGAAGCGAAAAGCAAGCTGCTGCCCCTACAGGGGTCATTGTGGCATAAGTGGTGTGCCAAAGATAGAGAACAAACCCATTTACAAGACCACAAGAGCATGGGACTTGAGCAGCAGATAAGCCAAATAAACTCTGCAAAGCAAACAATAAGGCATGATCAGTTAAAGCAGGCTTTCCCCCTAAATGACTGTATGAAATTACTGCTTATGCATCTGAACTCTTCTTCACATAGCATCAAAATGTATTTTCTTCAATGGCTGAAAATATTTATAGCTGACCTGGCCTCAAATCATCTGGCAGAGCTTCAAGAGACTTACCATGAATTATGGACTCAAAAGCAAGCAGGAGACAGTAGCGAATTGCTTAGTGAACTATCACATAAAATAAGCGAGTCCACCTTTGGTTTAGAGCATCTTCTGAGAGAGGTAGGGCAACTCTATGAAGCACTGGATGTTTCGTCGCCTCAAGAGAATTGTGTTGTTCAGCTGCTGCCGCAGATAGCAGCTGATCTGATGGAATCAGGTTATCCCATTGAGCTGATGGATGGTGATGCTTCACATGTGCCATTGAAGTGGATCAGTTCCATCTTTGACAAATTAGCTGAGAAGCTGGGGGACAAAGAAGTGTTTGTGCTTTCTGTCCTTGGTATCCAGAGCTCAGGAAAATCGACACTGCTGAATGCAATGTTTGGTCTTCAGTTCACCGTCAGCCCGGGAAGATGTACTAAAGGTGCTTTTATGCAACTCGTTAAGGTGAGTGACAAGCTCAGGCCAATGCTAAAATTTGACTTTTTGCTCATAGTTGATACAGAAGGACTTCAGGCCATGGAACTAGAAAACAGGTCAACCTTTAATCATGACAATGAGCTAGCCACCTTTGTCATTGGCTTTGGTAACATGACAGTGGTCAATATTTTTGGAGAGAACCCTTCGGAAATGCAAGATGTCCTCCAGATTGCTGTACAAGCATTTTTAAGGATGAAAATGGTAAACCTCTCTCCAAGATGTTTGTTTGTGCACCAAAATGTTGGGGAAATAACCACAGAAGAAAAAAACAGGGAGAGCCGACGATGTATCCAGAAAAACCTGGATGAAATGACCGTCACTGCAGCTCAGCAAGAATCCTGTGATGTGAGCTGTTTTAGTGATGTCATCCAGTTTGATGTGAACTCCCATGTTCACTATTTTCCTCACCTCTGGGAAGGAGAACCACCCATGGCTCCACCAAATCCCAGTTATAGCCAAAAGGTACAAGAACTCAAATGCAAGATTCTCATAGATGCAAAAGAAAAATCTCAACGGGGTCTTCTAAAGATTTctgaattaaaaacacacactcgGAACCTGTGGGAAGCGTTACTAAATGAAACATTTGTTTTCAGCTTTAAAAATACCCTGGAGATTGCTGTCTATAGCGAGCTAGAGAACAAATATAGCAAATGGACCTGGGAACTGAGAAGCTTCATGCTTGATCTGCACCACAAGCTGAATATCCAGATCCAAAATGAGAAAATTCATTGCATCGAGAGATTGTCCCTGGAAGAAAACATTCAAAGCAAATATGCAGCTACTATGGATGATTTGGAAAAATATTTTTCTGATGATAGAAATAGCAAGCTGCTAATTCAGTGGAAAgagaaaactaaaattaaaatagaGTGTCTAAAAGAAGAGCTCATTAATTCAACTTACCAAAATTGTGAAAAGCTTATTAATCTGAAGAATCGCCAGAGGAGTTTTGAAGAAAGGAAATCCACGTACAAAGACGAGTTGCTTAGAATAAGCAAAGTAGTAGCTCTACAGTTCAGAAATAAAGAACTAAGTGAAAGTGAGCTGAGAGATCGCTTTGATAACATgtggaaagagtggattgctgCAGTTTCTCCTCCTGTGCCTCACGCTAAACATTTCACTATTCAAATGGATGTGGAACGATTCCTCTGTGAATACTTCAGTAGAGAACATGGCATCGGTGAGAGGATTAAAGAGTCTGCCAAATGGACACGTTTTCCTGCTGATCCGCGGTACATCACAGTGAAAAAAACTGAATTTGGCCTCTCAAAGCCTGCACACAAAACCACCCCAGTGTTTAACTCAATAATTACTTTAACACAACAGCTGGAGAAGCTTATCGGTGAGTACattaagaagaaagaagaaatcaTGAATTATTGTTCCAGCTATTTTCATGAGATAGTGGAGATAATAAATGAGACAATATCTAAATCTGAAGACACACACCTGACAGTGACACCTTCGTACCGAGTAGATGTATCCTTCTATTTATGCCAGATGGCAGCAAGACAGTTTACAGAAATGTATCAAGCATTTCAGAGAGAGAACGATCCCTCCTGCTATCTCGAAAGCAAGAGAGAAGAATTCTTTAAGTCATTTGTCATATCCTGCCAAGGAGCAAAATCCATCACAATGTTTGCTGCCTTTGTGTGCAACCATCTTCACTTGGCAATCCGTGATGCAGTCTTTGGAAAGACTGCCCTCAGCATAGTCAACAAGATAAAGGCTGAAGACCCCGCTTTAAACAGTAATCGAGATAACCTGGAAAGGTACATGCTGTTTCATCTTGCCGAACAGGAAAACTTTGATAAATACATGGAGTACATTTACAATCCCAGTTACTATATAGGGGAATTCATCAGGAAGCGAGTTGATAAATATTGTTTAGGTGAACAGAATCAAATATTAAAGAATATCTTAAAGTCTTATCTCGGTGGTTTGCAAGAGCTGATTTGTCAGGCTATTGATGACTCAACACAAATTGTTGAAGATAAAGGAGGCAATGTGTCTCTGTGGCTGGATGAATTCTGCAGCAGATTAGAAGACGATCTAGCCTTCCCAAGGCACACCATGAGTACCGTTGAGCATCAAGAAGTAACAGACATTGGGTCTCTTAAAGAAGCTATGAATGATTCACTGAGCCTTGTGCTGCGCAGTCTAGAACAGACATTCATGGAGACTGACTTGGAACCTTTTTTTGTAAAACCTCATGAAATCCTCTTGGAACAGCTTTGTGGATGCCTGAAGCAATGCcccttttgcaaagccatttgcaCAAATACCATTCCCAATCATGATGGAACACATAGCACTCGGTTCCACCGTCCTCAGGCCCTGACTGGTATCCAGTGGGAAGGAACAAACCATTTTGTCACTGATATTTGCTCCAATATTGTAGCAAGTGATTCCACATTCATTTTTGATGGGAAGAGAATTCCCTGCAAACAGTATCAAACAGCAGGATCTAATTATGCAAAGTGGCTTATTCAACGAAATGCCTCCTTAGAGGGTTACTGGAAATGGTTTGTCTGCCACTTTAGAACTGAATTAGAAAAGACCTACAAAGGGGTTTTTGAGGGAAAGGGAGCGATACCACGTGAGTGGGAAAACATATCAAAAGTGGGGATTTATCTGGATATAATTGGAGATAATATAGGAGAAAAAATATCAGCAGATGTGTTTCAGCTTCTAGAAGGGATGATAATGAGTCACGGTGTCAATCGTCTGACTCAGCTCTCCTGA